The following are from one region of the Paracoccus sp. S3-43 genome:
- the rplL gene encoding 50S ribosomal protein L7/L12 translates to MADLKQLAEQIVGLTLLQAQELKTILKDEYGIEPAAGGAVMMAGPAAGPAEAAEEKTEFDVVLTEAGPNKINVIKEVRGITGLGLKEAKDLVEAGGKVKEGASKADAEEMKKKLEAAGAKVELK, encoded by the coding sequence ATGGCTGATCTGAAACAACTCGCCGAACAAATCGTGGGCCTGACGCTGCTGCAAGCTCAGGAACTGAAAACCATCCTGAAAGACGAATACGGCATCGAGCCGGCCGCCGGTGGCGCCGTCATGATGGCCGGCCCGGCTGCTGGCCCGGCTGAAGCCGCCGAAGAAAAGACCGAATTCGACGTGGTTCTGACCGAAGCCGGCCCGAACAAGATCAACGTGATCAAGGAAGTGCGCGGCATCACCGGCCTGGGCCTGAAAGAAGCCAAGGATCTGGTCGAAGCCGGCGGCAAGGTCAAGGAAGGCGCTTCCAAGGCCGACGCCGAAGAGATGAAGAAGAAGCTCGAAGCGGCTGGCGCCAAGGTCGAGCTGAAGTAA
- the rpoB gene encoding DNA-directed RNA polymerase subunit beta — translation MAQSYVGQKRIRRYYGNIREVLEMPNLIEVQKSSYDLFLNSGEGEGHHDGEGIQGVFQSVFPIKDFNETATLEFVKYELERPKYDVDECQQRDMTYAAPLKVTLRLIVFDVDENTGAKSVKDIKEQDVFMGDMPLMTTNGTFIVNGTERVVVSQMHRSPGVFFDHDRGKTHSSGKLLFACRIIPYRGSWLDFEFDAKDLVFARIDRRRKLPVTTLLYALGMDQEGIMDAFYETVDYTLRREGRSQGWVTRFFPERVRGTRPAYDLVNAETGEIIAQAGDKVTPRLVKKLQESGEALNLLVPFERIIGRFVAKDIVNDTTGFIYAEAGDEITAEYDRDGELNGGLLKVLLDNGITEIPVLDIDHVNVGPYIRNTMAADKNMGREGALMDIYRVMRPGEPPTVEAAQNLFNSLFFDSERYDLSAVGRVKMNMRLDLDAPDTQRTLRSDDIVACVRGLVELRDGKGEIDDIDHLGNRRVRSVGELMENQYRVGLLRMERAIRERMSGVEIDTVMPQDLINAKPAAAAVREFFGSSQLSQFMDQTNPLSEVTHKRRLSALGPGGLTRERAGFEVRDVHPTHYGRMCPIETPEGQNIGLINSLATFARVNKYGFIETPYRKVIDGQVTDDVVYMSATEEMRHTVAQANATLDADGRFVDELISTRQAGDFTLNPVDAIDLIDVSPKQLVSVAAALIPFLENDDANRALMGSNMQRQAVPLLRAEAPFVGTGMEGTVARDSGAAIMARRGGVIDQVDAQRIVVRATEGLESGDAGVDIYRLRKFKRSNQSSTINQRPLVKVGDKVVGGQVIADGPSTDQGELAIGRNVVVAFMPWNGYNYEDSILISERIHRDDVFTSIHIDEYEVAARDTKLGPEEITRDIPNVGEEALRNLDEAGIVYIGAEVGPGDILVGKITPKGESPMTPEEKLLRAIFGEKASDVRDTSLRLPPGAYGTIVEVRVFNRHGVDKDERALQIEREEVERLARDRDDEQAILDRNIYARLKSLILGKTAVKGPKGIKANSEITEDLLGTLSRGQWWQLAVSEEDTAKEVEALNHQYDLQKKALEARFEDKVEKVRQGDDLPPGVMKMVKVFVAVKRKLQAGDKMAGRHGNKGVVSKVVPIEDMPFLADGTPVDLVLNPLGVPSRMNVGQILETHMGWAARGLGLKIDEALEEYRRNGDMTPVREAMRIGYGDEMYAETFDGMDDDLLVEHANTVRTGIPIATPVFDGAKEADVNDALTRAGFDTSGQSVVFDGRSGEQFARKVTVGMKYILKLHHLVDDKMHARSTGPYSLVTQQPLGGKAQFGGQRLGEMEVWALEAYGAAYTLQEMLTVKSDDVAGRTKVYESIVKGDDNFEAGVPESFNVLVKEVRGLGLNMELLDAEEEE, via the coding sequence ATGGCGCAATCCTATGTCGGCCAGAAGCGTATCCGGCGCTATTACGGCAACATCCGCGAAGTGCTGGAGATGCCGAACCTGATCGAGGTTCAGAAATCCTCCTACGACCTGTTCCTGAACTCGGGTGAGGGCGAGGGCCATCACGACGGCGAAGGCATCCAGGGCGTGTTCCAGTCGGTCTTCCCGATCAAGGACTTCAACGAGACCGCGACGCTGGAATTCGTGAAATACGAGCTTGAGCGCCCGAAATACGACGTGGACGAATGCCAGCAACGCGACATGACCTATGCCGCGCCGCTGAAGGTGACGCTGCGCCTGATCGTGTTCGATGTCGATGAAAACACCGGCGCCAAGTCGGTCAAGGACATCAAGGAACAGGACGTGTTCATGGGCGACATGCCCCTGATGACCACGAACGGGACGTTCATCGTGAACGGCACCGAACGCGTCGTCGTGTCGCAGATGCACCGGTCGCCCGGCGTGTTCTTCGATCACGATCGCGGCAAGACCCATTCCTCGGGGAAATTGCTGTTCGCCTGCCGGATCATCCCCTATCGCGGGTCGTGGCTGGATTTCGAATTCGACGCCAAGGATCTGGTCTTCGCGCGCATCGACCGCCGCCGCAAACTGCCGGTGACGACGCTGCTTTACGCGCTCGGCATGGACCAGGAAGGCATCATGGACGCCTTCTACGAGACCGTGGACTATACCCTGCGCCGCGAGGGCCGGTCGCAGGGCTGGGTCACGCGCTTCTTCCCCGAACGCGTGCGCGGCACCCGTCCGGCCTATGACCTGGTGAATGCCGAAACCGGCGAGATCATCGCCCAGGCCGGGGACAAGGTCACGCCGCGCCTGGTCAAGAAATTGCAGGAATCGGGCGAGGCCCTGAACCTGCTGGTCCCGTTCGAGCGGATCATCGGCCGCTTCGTGGCCAAGGATATCGTGAACGACACCACCGGCTTCATCTATGCCGAGGCGGGCGACGAGATCACGGCGGAATACGACCGCGACGGCGAGCTGAACGGCGGCCTGCTCAAGGTGCTGCTGGACAACGGCATCACGGAGATCCCGGTGCTGGACATCGACCACGTGAACGTCGGCCCCTATATCCGCAACACCATGGCCGCCGACAAGAACATGGGCCGCGAAGGCGCGCTGATGGACATCTATCGCGTCATGCGTCCGGGCGAGCCGCCCACCGTCGAGGCCGCGCAGAACCTGTTCAACAGCCTGTTCTTCGACAGCGAACGCTATGACCTGTCCGCGGTGGGCCGGGTCAAGATGAACATGCGCCTGGATCTGGACGCGCCCGACACCCAACGCACCCTGCGTTCCGACGATATCGTGGCCTGCGTGCGCGGGCTGGTCGAACTGCGCGACGGCAAGGGCGAGATCGACGACATCGACCACCTGGGCAACCGCCGGGTGCGTTCGGTGGGCGAGCTGATGGAGAACCAGTATCGCGTCGGCCTGCTGCGCATGGAACGCGCGATCCGCGAGCGCATGTCGGGCGTGGAAATCGACACGGTGATGCCGCAGGATCTGATCAACGCCAAGCCGGCGGCGGCTGCGGTGCGCGAATTCTTCGGCTCCAGCCAGCTGTCGCAGTTCATGGACCAGACCAACCCGCTGTCCGAGGTGACGCACAAGCGCCGCCTGTCGGCGCTTGGGCCGGGCGGTCTGACCCGCGAACGCGCGGGCTTCGAGGTGCGCGACGTTCACCCGACCCATTACGGCCGGATGTGCCCGATCGAGACGCCGGAAGGCCAGAACATCGGCCTGATCAACAGCCTGGCGACCTTTGCCCGCGTGAACAAATACGGCTTCATCGAAACCCCCTATCGCAAGGTCATCGACGGCCAGGTCACCGATGACGTGGTCTATATGTCCGCGACCGAGGAGATGCGTCACACCGTGGCCCAGGCCAACGCGACGCTGGATGCGGATGGCCGCTTTGTCGATGAACTGATCTCGACCCGTCAGGCGGGCGATTTCACGCTGAACCCGGTCGATGCCATCGACCTGATCGACGTGTCGCCGAAACAGCTTGTCTCGGTCGCCGCCGCGCTGATTCCGTTCTTGGAAAACGACGACGCCAACCGTGCGTTGATGGGGTCGAACATGCAGCGTCAGGCGGTGCCGCTGCTGCGGGCCGAGGCGCCCTTCGTCGGCACCGGCATGGAGGGCACCGTCGCCCGCGATTCCGGCGCGGCCATCATGGCCCGCCGCGGCGGCGTGATCGACCAGGTCGATGCGCAGCGGATCGTTGTGCGGGCGACCGAAGGGCTGGAATCCGGCGATGCGGGCGTGGACATCTATCGTCTGCGCAAGTTCAAGCGGTCCAACCAGTCCTCGACCATCAACCAGCGTCCGCTGGTCAAGGTGGGCGACAAGGTCGTGGGCGGCCAGGTGATCGCGGACGGTCCCTCGACCGACCAGGGCGAGCTTGCCATCGGCCGGAACGTGGTCGTGGCCTTCATGCCTTGGAACGGCTACAACTACGAGGACTCGATCCTGATTTCCGAGCGGATCCACCGCGACGACGTGTTCACCTCGATCCATATCGATGAATACGAGGTTGCGGCCCGCGACACGAAGCTGGGGCCCGAGGAGATCACCCGCGACATCCCGAACGTCGGCGAGGAGGCGCTGCGCAACCTCGACGAGGCCGGCATCGTCTATATCGGCGCCGAGGTCGGGCCGGGTGACATCCTGGTGGGCAAGATCACCCCCAAGGGCGAAAGCCCGATGACGCCGGAAGAAAAGCTTCTGCGCGCCATCTTCGGCGAAAAGGCGTCCGACGTGCGCGACACGTCCTTGCGCCTGCCGCCGGGGGCTTACGGGACCATCGTGGAAGTCCGCGTCTTCAACCGCCACGGTGTGGACAAGGACGAACGCGCGCTTCAGATCGAGCGCGAGGAAGTCGAGCGACTGGCCCGCGACCGCGACGACGAACAGGCGATCCTGGACCGCAACATCTATGCGCGCCTGAAATCGCTGATCCTGGGCAAGACCGCCGTGAAAGGCCCCAAGGGCATCAAGGCCAATTCCGAGATCACCGAGGATCTGCTGGGCACGCTGTCGCGCGGCCAGTGGTGGCAGCTTGCCGTCAGCGAGGAAGACACCGCCAAGGAAGTCGAGGCGCTGAACCATCAATACGACCTGCAAAAGAAGGCCCTCGAAGCCCGCTTCGAGGACAAGGTCGAAAAGGTCCGCCAGGGCGACGACCTGCCGCCGGGCGTGATGAAGATGGTCAAGGTCTTTGTCGCCGTGAAGCGCAAGCTGCAGGCGGGCGACAAGATGGCCGGGCGTCACGGCAACAAGGGCGTCGTGTCCAAGGTGGTGCCCATCGAGGACATGCCGTTCCTGGCCGACGGCACCCCGGTCGACCTGGTGCTGAACCCGCTGGGCGTGCCCTCGCGCATGAATGTCGGGCAGATCCTGGAAACCCATATGGGTTGGGCGGCGCGTGGCCTCGGCCTCAAGATCGACGAGGCGCTGGAAGAGTATCGCCGCAATGGCGACATGACCCCGGTCCGCGAGGCGATGCGCATCGGCTATGGCGACGAGATGTATGCCGAAACCTTCGACGGCATGGACGACGATCTGCTGGTCGAACACGCCAACACCGTGCGCACCGGCATTCCGATCGCCACCCCGGTCTTCGACGGCGCCAAGGAAGCCGACGTGAACGACGCGCTGACCCGCGCCGGATTCGACACCTCGGGGCAGTCGGTGGTCTTCGATGGCCGTTCGGGCGAACAGTTCGCCCGCAAGGTCACCGTCGGCATGAAGTATATCCTGAAGCTGCATCACCTTGTCGACGACAAGATGCACGCGCGGTCAACCGGCCCCTACAGCCTGGTCACCCAGCAGCCGCTGGGCGGCAAGGCGCAGTTCGGCGGGCAGCGCCTGGGTGAGATGGAGGTCTGGGCGCTGGAAGCCTATGGCGCCGCCTATACCTTGCAGGAAATGCTGACGGTCAAGTCGGACGACGTGGCGGGCCGGACCAAGGTCTATGAATCCATCGTCAAGGGCGACGACAACTTCGAGGCCGGCGTGCCGGAATCCTTCAACGTGCTGGTCAAGGAGGTCCGGGGTCTGGGCCTCAACATGGAACTCCTGGATGCGGAGGAGGAGGAGTGA